A genomic window from Exiguobacterium acetylicum DSM 20416 includes:
- a CDS encoding type 1 glutamine amidotransferase family protein encodes MLTHTVYLYVFDSISDWEYGYVMPELHSRRYFKTDAPPFNVVTVGPTLHPITTMGGLRILPDIAVSQLEMTSKDALILPGGQTWQESLHDPLLNKVGNALSNGTIIAAICGATEGLAKSGFLNLRLHTSNDLSYLQSVCSNYSGESFYQHTPVVRDDSLITASGMAALEFAYETIRALDVFTPETLEAWYGLHKTNEAKYFFDLMVATSINY; translated from the coding sequence ATCTTGACTCACACTGTCTATTTATATGTATTCGATTCAATTTCAGATTGGGAATACGGTTACGTGATGCCAGAGTTACATTCACGAAGATATTTCAAAACAGATGCTCCTCCATTCAATGTCGTTACAGTAGGACCAACGCTACACCCCATCACGACTATGGGCGGATTACGTATTTTACCGGATATCGCCGTTTCACAATTAGAGATGACTTCAAAGGATGCATTAATTCTTCCCGGTGGACAGACATGGCAAGAGTCTCTTCATGACCCTCTACTGAATAAAGTAGGAAACGCGCTGAGTAATGGAACAATCATCGCTGCGATTTGCGGTGCGACTGAAGGGTTAGCAAAGAGTGGATTCTTAAATCTGCGACTCCATACAAGTAACGATTTGTCTTACTTACAATCCGTTTGCTCGAATTATTCCGGAGAATCTTTTTATCAACATACTCCAGTTGTCCGTGATGATTCGTTAATCACAGCGTCAGGAATGGCAGCATTAGAGTTTGCTTATGAGACGATTCGTGCACTCGATGTATTCACACCTGAAACGTTAGAAGCATGGTATGGTCTTCATAAGACGAATGAAGCGAAATATTTTTTTGACCTCATGGTTGCAACGTCTATTAATTATTGA
- a CDS encoding helix-turn-helix transcriptional regulator, which produces MAKSDHLLAILWMLQSGKKVTAQYISEQLEMNIRTVYRYIDTLSASGVPIVAEAGHHGGYSLLPQFIEAPLFFDAEEQQSLYHAALFAEEAGYYGNTALNRAIKKIKQHALKPSTSAPLLDVIPYQPEMSSRAEILLREIDQAIRSRTTIHIQYCRANNEDVQSRDINPFRLTYWKHAWYVTAFCQLREEIRHFKINRINSFKLLLNQFDIPDDFDVQSSFMTDLLPNPRETQGELILSGDTSTIDSICQHWYFKHCLIEQNQNRAVFMIETSVLDEQVPSLLIAYGTSIQVVSPVEIKSKIIDRLHELIASHQ; this is translated from the coding sequence TTGGCGAAAAGTGATCACCTATTAGCAATTCTTTGGATGCTACAATCCGGAAAAAAAGTAACGGCTCAATACATCTCCGAACAACTTGAGATGAACATCCGGACCGTCTATCGATATATTGATACGCTTTCCGCAAGTGGAGTTCCGATTGTTGCCGAAGCAGGTCATCATGGCGGATACAGCTTATTACCTCAATTTATAGAAGCACCTTTATTCTTCGATGCTGAAGAGCAGCAGTCTTTATATCACGCTGCTCTTTTTGCAGAAGAAGCCGGTTACTATGGTAATACAGCTTTAAATCGCGCGATTAAAAAAATAAAACAGCACGCTTTAAAACCATCGACAAGTGCTCCGCTCTTGGATGTAATTCCCTATCAACCCGAAATGTCGTCGAGAGCCGAAATCCTGTTACGAGAAATCGATCAAGCCATTCGCAGTCGAACAACAATACATATTCAATACTGTCGCGCGAACAATGAAGATGTTCAATCACGTGACATCAATCCTTTTAGATTAACTTATTGGAAACACGCTTGGTACGTCACTGCATTCTGTCAGTTAAGAGAAGAAATCCGCCATTTTAAAATCAATCGTATAAACAGCTTTAAATTGTTGTTGAATCAATTCGATATTCCAGATGATTTCGATGTTCAGTCTTCTTTTATGACCGATTTACTACCAAATCCAAGAGAAACTCAAGGTGAACTAATCCTCTCCGGTGACACCTCTACTATTGATTCAATTTGCCAACACTGGTACTTTAAGCACTGTTTAATCGAACAAAATCAAAACCGTGCTGTTTTTATGATTGAGACGAGCGTTTTAGACGAACAAGTCCCGAGTCTCCTTATTGCTTATGGAACATCGATACAAGTCGTTTCTCCTGTTGAAATCAAAAGTAAAATCATTGATCGATTACACGAATTGATCGCTTCGCATCAATGA
- a CDS encoding HAD-IIB family hydrolase: MNFVFDLDGTICFKGEPMSQDIVQALHAVENDGHRVIFASARPIRDMLPVIHPSFHDHILIGGNGSLVASEQTIVQSKSFDDRELSFITELLDKHKATYLIDSDWDYTYNGPQDHPILNNLDPAKTAQNVPLAHHDRIIKILILSANNLKSLENELLRMDVVVHYHGSEQVLDISPTTINKRTALQSLGIESEGYIAFGNDANDIELFKGAQYAVMIGSHKSLRFYADHTIDSTSPLESHIVEQIRHLSQKYVYSTSYS, translated from the coding sequence ATGAATTTTGTATTTGATCTCGACGGCACAATCTGTTTTAAAGGAGAACCGATGTCTCAAGACATCGTACAAGCGCTTCATGCAGTCGAGAACGACGGGCACCGTGTGATTTTTGCTTCAGCACGTCCTATCCGTGACATGCTACCTGTCATTCATCCTTCATTCCATGATCATATCTTAATCGGCGGAAACGGATCGTTGGTCGCATCGGAACAAACAATCGTTCAGTCCAAATCGTTCGACGATCGTGAGCTTTCTTTTATCACAGAATTACTCGACAAGCACAAAGCCACATATTTAATCGATAGTGATTGGGATTATACATATAATGGACCGCAAGACCATCCTATCCTGAACAATCTAGATCCGGCTAAGACGGCACAAAATGTTCCGCTAGCTCACCATGATCGAATCATAAAAATCCTCATTTTGAGTGCCAACAATCTGAAATCCTTAGAAAACGAGCTACTTCGAATGGATGTCGTTGTTCATTATCATGGATCGGAACAAGTATTGGACATTAGTCCGACCACCATCAATAAACGGACTGCTTTACAATCACTTGGGATCGAGAGCGAGGGGTACATTGCTTTTGGGAATGACGCGAATGATATCGAGCTATTCAAAGGAGCACAGTATGCGGTCATGATCGGAAGCCATAAATCACTCCGTTTTTACGCAGATCACACCATTGACTCCACCAGTCCTTTAGAATCTCACATAGTCGAACAAATCAGGCATCTAAGCCAAAAATACGTCTATTCCACGTCGTATTCCTAA
- a CDS encoding DUF1349 domain-containing protein, translating into MKNTSWLNPPTRIEQETPLRFMTDPDTDFWRNTHYQFNRLTRHALLQDAPEGEFKCRIEVKLNPNATYDQAGILLYVNDDHWVKVSAEFIPDGPSHLGAVVTSFGYSDWSCRDVDNTLFDAPLVFELHYLNQDVTLYHVTGEHKEQLRIAHLHDVTDLKIGPYACSPDVEAAGCEVGIIDFKIY; encoded by the coding sequence ATGAAGAATACAAGTTGGTTAAATCCACCGACACGTATCGAACAGGAAACACCATTACGCTTCATGACGGATCCGGATACGGATTTTTGGCGCAATACTCATTATCAGTTCAACCGTCTGACGAGGCATGCACTGTTGCAGGATGCTCCGGAAGGGGAGTTCAAGTGCCGGATTGAAGTAAAGTTAAATCCGAATGCGACATATGATCAGGCGGGGATTTTGCTTTATGTGAACGACGATCACTGGGTGAAGGTGTCGGCTGAGTTCATTCCGGATGGTCCATCGCATCTGGGTGCCGTCGTGACGAGCTTCGGGTACTCGGACTGGTCGTGTCGGGATGTCGACAATACGCTGTTTGATGCACCGCTTGTCTTTGAACTCCACTATCTCAATCAAGATGTCACGTTGTATCACGTAACAGGAGAGCACAAAGAGCAACTCCGGATCGCACACTTACATGACGTGACCGATTTGAAGATTGGACCGTATGCGTGTAGTCCGGATGTAGAAGCGGCAGGGTGTGAAGTGGGAATTATAGATTTTAAAATTTACTAA
- a CDS encoding citrate synthase/methylcitrate synthase — MEYKKGLEGVIAAETQIGLVDGTLGHLIYRGHWAKELALSYSFEEVAYFIWNGEFPTESELLTFKEQMTSYRELPSYVKTILDTLPNEMDVMSTMRTAISALGTPAFAWPPTIDQAMHVTALLPTIIAYKYQKNQGADFIEPNPELDHVANYIYMIKGQLPSEVEIKALTAYLILTIEHGMNASTFASRVVVSTESEMISGVCAAIGSMKGPLHGGAPSEVIEMIDEIGTIDNIEPWIRNKLEKGEKLMGFGHRVYKTRDPRSEALKVVSKNLAQESDWFNLITQMEQTAIDLLEEYKPGRKLYTNVEFFAAAVLKGLDIPKELFTPTFTSSRIIGWTAHILEQSQDNRIFRPQSSYTGQMPEQAAKF, encoded by the coding sequence ATGGAATACAAAAAAGGACTCGAAGGCGTCATTGCCGCTGAAACACAAATCGGTTTAGTCGATGGAACGTTAGGTCACCTTATCTATCGCGGACACTGGGCAAAGGAACTCGCATTATCCTATTCATTCGAAGAAGTGGCGTATTTCATCTGGAATGGTGAATTCCCGACTGAATCGGAACTTTTGACATTCAAAGAACAGATGACGAGTTATCGCGAACTTCCTTCTTACGTTAAAACGATTCTCGATACATTGCCGAACGAGATGGATGTCATGAGTACGATGCGAACAGCAATCTCGGCACTTGGTACACCCGCTTTCGCTTGGCCACCGACAATTGATCAAGCGATGCACGTAACAGCACTCTTACCAACAATCATTGCCTATAAATATCAAAAAAATCAAGGTGCTGACTTCATCGAACCGAATCCGGAACTCGATCACGTCGCGAATTACATCTATATGATCAAAGGACAATTGCCGAGTGAAGTCGAGATCAAAGCACTGACGGCGTATCTGATCCTAACGATTGAACACGGCATGAATGCTTCAACGTTCGCTTCTCGTGTCGTCGTCTCGACGGAATCGGAAATGATTTCTGGCGTCTGTGCCGCGATCGGATCCATGAAAGGACCGCTTCATGGTGGTGCTCCGTCAGAAGTCATTGAGATGATTGATGAGATCGGAACAATCGACAACATCGAACCGTGGATCCGGAACAAGTTAGAGAAAGGCGAAAAACTGATGGGCTTTGGTCACCGCGTCTACAAAACACGCGATCCGCGTTCAGAAGCCTTAAAAGTCGTCTCAAAGAATCTCGCACAAGAGAGCGATTGGTTCAACCTGATTACACAAATGGAGCAAACAGCGATCGATTTACTCGAGGAATACAAACCGGGTAGAAAACTGTATACGAATGTTGAATTCTTCGCGGCAGCCGTCTTAAAAGGACTCGACATTCCGAAAGAACTGTTCACACCGACGTTCACCTCTAGCCGTATCATCGGCTGGACGGCACACATCCTCGAACAATCGCAAGACAACCGGATCTTCAGACCTCAATCGTCATACACAGGACAGATGCCGGAACAAGCAGCTAAGTTTTGA